The nucleotide sequence TCAGATTTTGTGGAAAGACCTTGAAAAGACAGCAAAAATCATCAATAAACCTGCGGGAAGTTATTTTGTAACTGTTAATGACACGCATCTTTGCCAGTTTACAGATACTGTACTCATCACCCAGCCTGAGAAATACGTGTTTAATGAAAAAATTCACCATATTTCATGTTATGGCAAAAATGATGGCCGCATAGAACTAAATCCGCAGGGCGGCACACCGCCATACCTGATATTCTGGTCAACCGGGCAAAGTGGAAACTCCATATCTCACCTGAAACCGGGCACCTATGATTTTTCAATTTTTGACAGCTTTTTCTGCCCGGGTGGGGATACTTTCACCATTCTTGAGCCTGCTCCGCTAAAGGTCAGCATTCAGGTTACTCACCTGAAATGTTTTGGTGAACCTTCCGGAAAATCAGAGGCTCTGGTATCGGGAGGCACACCGCCCTATCATTATCTCTGGAATGGGAAAGATACCGGACAAACCATTGAAAAATGCCATGCCGGAAAATATTATTTAATGATAACTGATGAGAATCAATGCGTTATTACAGATTCTGCCGAGATATTACAACCCCAGAAAATAAGTTTTTCTTTTCAGGTCGTTCACGATACCAATCACAAATGCATTGGCAGGATACAGGCTAATGTCAGCGGAGGCACTCCTCCCTATCTGGCAGAATGGGACGACCCTAATCAACAGAAAGGCTTTTCTGCAACAGGTTTATGCTCAGGCATTTACACCTTGTCTATCACCGACTCCAATCAATGCAAGGCCGATAGTTCCGCTGAGGTTCTGCAAATTACCAATCCCGGAATACTTCTTCCCCCTTCCTCTGCTTTGTCCGTTTATCCTAATCCCTGCAGGGACGAAATATATCTGACATCCGAATTTGATTTTCATACAATTACACTTTATGGCACAAAAGGACAGAAAGTATTGGAGTTTAAAAACTGCCCACGGAAATACAGAATAGATGTTTCCAAACTAATAAGCGGGATATACTTCCTTTGCGTCATGACAGAAACCTCAGGCTATTTTGTAAAAGTGATGAAAAAATAGTTTGACGGGTGATAAGTGATGAGTTATGTCCCTGATTTTTGTGCCTTTGGGAAATTAACAAATGGCAAACTTCAGCTAATTGTGCTGACAGGCTTTTATACTTTATTTAGCTGAATAATGACCTGAATTCAACATCAGGATTATTCATCCTCCGGTTCCTGCTCCTGCTGATTTTCCTGCTCTTCATAGCGTTTTCTCTGCTCTTTGGGCATGGTCTTGGCCGGTGCATAATCGCCTAACTGGTGTTCCCGCTGATATTGATCCAACCTGTCTTTGTATTCATCCGGATAAACATAATCCGTCCGGATAATGCGGAAAGTGGTTCTGCGGTTTTGCTGATGCTGCTCTTCGGTACAGTCAAGGCCGGGCCCTTCGTTTCCTTCGCAGGTACATCCGTTGGCAATCTGGCTTTCACCATATCCGATGGCCTGCATTCTGTCGGGAGGAATTCCCCTGTATTCGAGATAGTCGGTAACGGCTTTTGCCCTGTTTTCCGAGAGTTTCTGGTTATATTCCACAGAAGCACGACAGTCGGTATGTGAGCCGATTTCAATCACGATATAAGGATGCTTCATCATGATATTGTACAGGGAATCCAGCACAACCATCGATTCAGGACGTAAGGTATATTTGTCCAGATCGTAATAAATACCCTGCAACTCAACATCAACGGGCAGAAATGGGTCGAGATACAAATCCCTGACAAAATCTTCAGAAAATTCAAGTCCGACAGTGGAAACATATTTAATTTCAGAGTCGAAGAAAAACTTCTTGAAAGCATCCACTGAATATTCATTTTCAGGAGCCAGCTGGAATTTATATCCTCCGGAGGCATCTGTTTTCACCGCCACCCTGAATGTATCATTTATAGTAAGGGTAACAGTTGCATCCGGAATAACTTCTTTTGTTTTCAGATTAAAGACTGTACCACTGAGGGTATATTCCAGTGGTGTCATATAGAACTGGTAAATATCATCTCCCTTGCTTCCCGGACGGTTAGAGGAAAAATATCCTCTGTAACCCTTGGCAATGGTGCCACCTTTTTCAACAATTACTGCAAAATCATCTCCTCCTGAATTGACAGGTGATTTCATGTTGACTGGTTTTGTCCAAACATCATCCACTTTATCAGAATAAAAAATATCAAGTCCGCCCATGCCGGGATGTCCGTTTGAAGAGAAATAAAGTCTGTCGTTTGTATAGGCAAAAGGAAACATTTCGTCTCCCGTTGTATTGATGACCGGGCCTAAGTTAACCGGATCACCCCATGTTTTCCCCCTTTTCACGTAAGTAGCCATCCAGATGTCAAGTCCGCCATAACCGCCTTCCATGTCGCTGACAAAATAGAGTTTTTTCCCGTCAGGACTTAAGGAAGGATGCCCATACATAGTGAAGGAATCTGTACAAAAGCCCAGCACTTCCGGTTCTCCCCACACTTTACCTTTTTTCCTGATAACGAAAATACGGCAGTTATGACCTTTTCCGCTGGCATCGTTACACTGTGTATAATACATTGTATTGAACCTGCTGTCAAACGTTACCACTCCTTCATTGAATTTTGTGTTAACTATCTGATCTTCATCAATAAGTGCAGGTTTTTTATATTTGGTAGTGCTTTTTCCTTCCGGTTCGATAAAATAAATATCTGTATGTTTCTGCATGGTCCAGTCATAAAGGTTTCCGCCTGTTGATTCTTCACGATCGGAGGTAAAAACAAAAGCCCCTTTTCTGTAATACATCAGCGCAAAATCATTTGCTTTACTGTTAACAATTTTAAAGGGTTCGACTACATAGCGGGTTTTTTCCTTTTTCCATTGAATAGCATCTTCAGCCGATTTCAGGGCTGTTTCACCTACCGGATCACCCGGCACTTCACGGATGTAATCTTTGAAAGCGATAATGGCATCTTCGTATTTTTCCTGACGTTTCAGCATTTCGCCCAGATAATAATATGCAATGGGATCACTGTTGGGCATTTTTACTACCTTTCTGTAATAATTTTCTGCCTTGGAATATTCGTTCATAAACCGGTAGCAATTGGCAACTTTGAGGGTAACTTCAGCTTTGACCTTTTTATCTTTCTCCTTGGTCAATATTTTCTTGTACATCTCAACTGCCGTATTAAACTGATACAAGTCGTAGGCATTATTGGCTTTCTCAATGGATGAAACCGAGCCACAACCCGTTATTAAAGCAGCTATGGCAAAAATAAACATGATGCCCAACAATTTATGATGCTTCATCATAGTATTTTTAACTATTTTAGTCTATAAATTTCATGTGCAAATAAAATGAATTAATTGTGAATAAACGTAATTGTGTAAATTTAATTTTACAGTGTTTTATTATTGCAGATTTTTAGTCCGAACATTTTACTGATCTGACAAAAAGAAAGACCTCAATTATTCTCTTTTTTCAATGATGATAAGGGTGATTTTTTAAAATTGTAAATGCCCTGTAGAGCTGTTCCAGAAAAAAGATCCTGACCAGTTCATGGGTGAGTGTCATTTTGGATAAACTCAGCAGGTAGTTTGCCTTTGAATAAATGCTTTCTGAAAATCCATAAGGTCCTCCGCCAATAAAAACCAGCCTTCCTGATGTTTTGCTGAACAAACCGGATAAGCTCGATGCAAAGTCAACCGAACTCAGCATTTCACCTTTTTCATCCAGTAACACGATATAATCACCGGTTTTCAGGTTTTTCAGAATCATGTCGGCCTCCGCCCGGATAATCTCTTCTTTTGTCTGTGCTTTTTTTACCTCAAGTTCCTGATAGGAAATCTCAGCAAAAGGTCTTATTCTTTGCAGGTAAAAAGAAATACCTTCAGCAATAAATTTCTGCTTTGTTTTTCCGCAAACCCAGAATGTTGTTTTCATTTTTAGCGGGAATATTCACCGTCAATATCTGTAAGTACCTCACAGCCGGTATCTGTAATCAGAATGGTGTGCTCGTACTGTGCAGACAACTTTCTGTCAATGGTTCTCACCGTCCAGCCATCCTTCTTGTCGATGACCGTACGTGCTTTTCCCTGATTGATCATGGGTTCAATGGTAAAAGTCATCCCCGGCCGCATTTCAACACCGGTATTTCTCTCGGCAGAATGTGGTATTTCCGGTGGTTCATGAAACTGCAGGCCAACTCCATGGCCGCAAAACTCATATACCACTCCGCATCCCCTCGACCTGGCATATTTTGAAATCTCGTACCCGATAAGTCCGGTCAGATTGCCCGGCTTGCATACGGAAATGCCCAGGTCAAGGCATTTTTTGGTAATCGTTAGCAAGGATTGGGCTTTTTCATCAATTTCACCAATCGTAAACATGGTGCTGGTATCTCCGTAATAGCCGTTTAAAATGGTCGTAACATCAATATTGACAATATCTCCCGACTTTAACACCGTTTTTTCATCAGGTATTCCATGGCAAACCACTTCATTGGGAGAAATACAGCAGGAACTCGGAAATCCATTGTAATTCAGGGTGGCAGGAATTGCATGATGGTCGCGTATAAACTCATCTATCAGTTTATTGAGATAAGCAGTTGACACACCTTCCTGAACAAAAGGTGCAATGAACTTTAAGGATTGTGCAGCCAGACGACAGCTTTTCCGGATTCCTTCAATCTGTTCCGGTGTTTTAATGATTATTTTTCCCATTTTAAGATTCTTTTGACTGCAAACAAAGACAATCAGTAATCACGTTTTTCAAAATCTTCTTTTTCTTTGTCTTTAAGCCTTTTGTAAATGAGATAGATCAATAAAACAACCAGTCCGACCGGAATAATCACCGAGAGTAGCGACATGATAAAACCACCAATGATCATTATCAGTTTATTTCAATTTTACAGCAGTGCCATAAGCCAGAATTTCCGCACTACCAGCCATCAGCATGGAGGTAGTAAACCTGACATTGACGACAGCATCAGCGCCAAGCCTTTGTGCATCCTTCATCATACGCTGGAGCGCCTCTTCGCGTGCATCGGCTATCAGTTTGGTATATTCTGAAATTTCCCCGCCTACTACGTTTTTAAGCCCGGCAACGATATCTCTTCCGATATTTCGCGCCCTGACTGTATTGCCTCTGGCAATGCCCAATACTTCTCCTATTTCCCTGCCGGGAATATTCGGAATGCTTGTGATAATCATATATTTACAATTTAATAGTCTCTTTTCCGGGAGCAATTTTTCCGATTAATCCGCATAAAACATTACCCGGGCCACATTCAATAAACACCTGAGCGCCATCTTTCACCATATTTTCAACGCTTTGCGACCATCTTACCGGAGCGGTTAACTGAGCTATCAGGTTCTTTTTAATCACCACAGGATCGTCTGAGCCTTCAGCCGTTGCATTCTGGTAAATTTTACAGACCGGTTTTTTAAACTCAGTGTTTTCAATGGCAGCAGCCAGTTTAACACGGGCAGGCTCCATCAGCGGGGAATGGAAAGCTCCGCCAACTTTTAAGGGTAAAGCTCTTTTGGCTCCCCTCGCTTTCAGTAATTCACAGGCTTTGCTGACCCCTTCCACAGAACCGGAAATAACCAGCTGACCCGGAGAATTGTAATTGGCCGGAACGACAACTTCTTCAATTTCGTCACAAACTTCCTCGACAATTTTATCATCAAGACCTAATACAGCAGCCATGGTAGAGGGTTCAAGCTCGCAGGCTTCCTGCATGGCGTTGGCCCTCTCACGTACAAGTTTTAATCCATCTTCAAAACTCAGGGCTCCGGCTGCCACCAGGGCAGAAAACTCTCCAAGCGAATGTCCGGCAGTCATGTCCGGATATTTATCTGTTTTCTTTGCAAAAAAGGTTGCCACAGAGTGAATAAAAATAGCTGGCTGGGTAATACGTGTCTGCCTCAGGTCTTCTTCGGTCCCGGCAAACATCAGGTCGCTGATGCGAAATCCAAGAATATCATTGGCTTGCTCAAACAAGGCTTTTGCTTCTTCGTTCTCGAGGTAAAGGTCTTTTCCCATACCCACAAACTGTGCTCCCTGCCCGGGAAATACATAAGCTTTCATCTTTTGTCAATTTTTATTGGCCTGCAAATGTCATGATAAAATTGAAATAATTGATAAATTTTGCTTTGACCATTTAATACCTGACAACTAATTTTCTTTTCTGATCAATAGAACCAAGTTACTGATAATCTTTTTATTAAAAAAAGACAAACAAATTTACACTTTGCGTCAGCCAATTGCATTAAAATAATGAAATTTGCACTTCATTTAAACAACTGAACCATGAGAAAAATTGCTTTTTTATTCCTGTTTACCTTAATTTTCATTACAGGCACATTTCCTCAGGGAAAACTGCTGACGCTTGAAGAGATTAATGGAAGAAATGCTTATCGCTTCTATCCCGAATATGTCCGGATAATTGAAGGCCTTCCGCAATTGCTGTGGAAAACAACTTCAGATGTGTACACCTATGTAAAAAACGATGCCCTTTGGGAGGGGACCACCAAAGCAGGAAGCGACAAACAGGTGCTCGATCTGCCCACTTTTAATAAAAACCTTGTCAAATCAGGATTTACAGAACTTAAAAGTTTTCCGGAAATAAGCTGGGTGAGCGATGTCAGCTTTCGTTTTGAACACGGAAATGCACTTCTTGTTTACGACATGAAAAAAGGAAGTGCAGCCAAAGTCAATTCTTATCCCGATGACATGGAAAATGCTGATATTGAACCCAATACATTTGCCATTGCCTTTACACGTGAAAACAATCTTTATGTATTGCTGAATAATCAGGAGCCGCTTGCTGTTACAACTGATGCCGATAAAAACATTGTCAACGGACAAACGGTCTCAAGGCATGAGTTTAATACCGAAAACGGGAAATTCTGGTCTCCCAAAGGGAACTTCCTTGCCTTTTACCGCAAAGATGAAAGTCAGGTAACCGATTATCCGATAACGGACATTTCAAAAGTTCCTGCCGTTACCAAAAATATCAAATATCCCATGGCCGGAGGAAAAAGCGAAATTTTATCAGTTGGCGTTTTTGATGTGAAAAACAACAAAACCATCTGGCTCAAAACAGGTGAAAAAAATGATAAATACCTGACCAACATTACATGGTCGCCCGATGAAAAATATATCTACATTGCCGTGCTTAACCGCGACCAGAACCACCTGATGCTCAACCAATATGATGCAATCACCGGAGAACTGGTGAAAACGCTTTTTGAAGAAAAAAACCAGAAATACATTGAACCTGAATCCGGACCAATATTTTTCAGGAAAAAAACCAATGAATTTTTATGGTTCAGCGAACGCAACGGATACCGCCACCTCTTCCGCTACACCACGGATGGTGAACTGATTGAACAACTGACAGACGGCAAATTCGATGTCCTTGAATTTGTCGGATTCGACCCGACCGAACAATTTGTTCTTTACAAGGCTGTGGATGAAGATTTTCCGCTTCAGCAAAGCATTTACTCTATAAATCTTCAGACAAAAGAAGTGGTGAAAATTTCCACTGCAGACGGAGTTCATGAAGCCACTTTAAGCCCTACAGGTAAATTCTTTTTTGATTCGTACAGCTCTGCAAAAGTTCCTTCTGAAGTTCTCTTATGTGACATTACCGGACTTGTTGTAAAAAAACTCTATACAGGCGAAAATCCTTTGAAAGATTATACGGTTGGTGAAATCACAACGGGAAGCCTTCAGGCTGAAGATAAAACTGAACTCTATTACCGGATGATCAAACCAGTCAATTTTGATCCTGCAAAAAAATATCCTGTCGTGGTATATGTTTATGGAGGGCCTCATGCACAAATGATTACGAATTCGTGGAATTATGGTGCTTCGATGTGGATGCTGTACATGGCTCAGCAAGGATTTATCGTTTTTACCCTTGACAACAGAGGCTCCGCCAACAGGGGATTAAAATTCGAGCAGGCTATTTTCAGAAATATCGGCACCGTTGAAATTCAGGATCAGATGACAGGAATCAAATACCTGAAAGACCTTCCTTATGTGGATGCCGACAGAATAGGTGTTCATGGCTGGAGTTATGGCGGTTATATGGCTGCCGCTTTAATCCTGAAACAACCCGAAACCTTTAAGGTTTCCGTTGCAGGCGCTCCGGTCATCGACTGGTCGATGTATGAAGTAATGTACGGAGAAAGGTATATGGACACGCCTGCTGACAATCCG is from Sphingobacteriales bacterium and encodes:
- a CDS encoding OmpA family protein; translation: MMKHHKLLGIMFIFAIAALITGCGSVSSIEKANNAYDLYQFNTAVEMYKKILTKEKDKKVKAEVTLKVANCYRFMNEYSKAENYYRKVVKMPNSDPIAYYYLGEMLKRQEKYEDAIIAFKDYIREVPGDPVGETALKSAEDAIQWKKEKTRYVVEPFKIVNSKANDFALMYYRKGAFVFTSDREESTGGNLYDWTMQKHTDIYFIEPEGKSTTKYKKPALIDEDQIVNTKFNEGVVTFDSRFNTMYYTQCNDASGKGHNCRIFVIRKKGKVWGEPEVLGFCTDSFTMYGHPSLSPDGKKLYFVSDMEGGYGGLDIWMATYVKRGKTWGDPVNLGPVINTTGDEMFPFAYTNDRLYFSSNGHPGMGGLDIFYSDKVDDVWTKPVNMKSPVNSGGDDFAVIVEKGGTIAKGYRGYFSSNRPGSKGDDIYQFYMTPLEYTLSGTVFNLKTKEVIPDATVTLTINDTFRVAVKTDASGGYKFQLAPENEYSVDAFKKFFFDSEIKYVSTVGLEFSEDFVRDLYLDPFLPVDVELQGIYYDLDKYTLRPESMVVLDSLYNIMMKHPYIVIEIGSHTDCRASVEYNQKLSENRAKAVTDYLEYRGIPPDRMQAIGYGESQIANGCTCEGNEGPGLDCTEEQHQQNRRTTFRIIRTDYVYPDEYKDRLDQYQREHQLGDYAPAKTMPKEQRKRYEEQENQQEQEPEDE
- a CDS encoding 23S rRNA (pseudouridine(1915)-N(3))-methyltransferase RlmH; its protein translation is MKTTFWVCGKTKQKFIAEGISFYLQRIRPFAEISYQELEVKKAQTKEEIIRAEADMILKNLKTGDYIVLLDEKGEMLSSVDFASSLSGLFSKTSGRLVFIGGGPYGFSESIYSKANYLLSLSKMTLTHELVRIFFLEQLYRAFTILKNHPYHH
- the map gene encoding type I methionyl aminopeptidase — encoded protein: MGKIIIKTPEQIEGIRKSCRLAAQSLKFIAPFVQEGVSTAYLNKLIDEFIRDHHAIPATLNYNGFPSSCCISPNEVVCHGIPDEKTVLKSGDIVNIDVTTILNGYYGDTSTMFTIGEIDEKAQSLLTITKKCLDLGISVCKPGNLTGLIGYEISKYARSRGCGVVYEFCGHGVGLQFHEPPEIPHSAERNTGVEMRPGMTFTIEPMINQGKARTVIDKKDGWTVRTIDRKLSAQYEHTILITDTGCEVLTDIDGEYSR
- a CDS encoding YbjQ family protein — its product is MIITSIPNIPGREIGEVLGIARGNTVRARNIGRDIVAGLKNVVGGEISEYTKLIADAREEALQRMMKDAQRLGADAVVNVRFTTSMLMAGSAEILAYGTAVKLK
- the fabD gene encoding ACP S-malonyltransferase — its product is MKAYVFPGQGAQFVGMGKDLYLENEEAKALFEQANDILGFRISDLMFAGTEEDLRQTRITQPAIFIHSVATFFAKKTDKYPDMTAGHSLGEFSALVAAGALSFEDGLKLVRERANAMQEACELEPSTMAAVLGLDDKIVEEVCDEIEEVVVPANYNSPGQLVISGSVEGVSKACELLKARGAKRALPLKVGGAFHSPLMEPARVKLAAAIENTEFKKPVCKIYQNATAEGSDDPVVIKKNLIAQLTAPVRWSQSVENMVKDGAQVFIECGPGNVLCGLIGKIAPGKETIKL
- a CDS encoding prolyl oligopeptidase family serine peptidase is translated as MRKIAFLFLFTLIFITGTFPQGKLLTLEEINGRNAYRFYPEYVRIIEGLPQLLWKTTSDVYTYVKNDALWEGTTKAGSDKQVLDLPTFNKNLVKSGFTELKSFPEISWVSDVSFRFEHGNALLVYDMKKGSAAKVNSYPDDMENADIEPNTFAIAFTRENNLYVLLNNQEPLAVTTDADKNIVNGQTVSRHEFNTENGKFWSPKGNFLAFYRKDESQVTDYPITDISKVPAVTKNIKYPMAGGKSEILSVGVFDVKNNKTIWLKTGEKNDKYLTNITWSPDEKYIYIAVLNRDQNHLMLNQYDAITGELVKTLFEEKNQKYIEPESGPIFFRKKTNEFLWFSERNGYRHLFRYTTDGELIEQLTDGKFDVLEFVGFDPTEQFVLYKAVDEDFPLQQSIYSINLQTKEVVKISTADGVHEATLSPTGKFFFDSYSSAKVPSEVLLCDITGLVVKKLYTGENPLKDYTVGEITTGSLQAEDKTELYYRMIKPVNFDPAKKYPVVVYVYGGPHAQMITNSWNYGASMWMLYMAQQGFIVFTLDNRGSANRGLKFEQAIFRNIGTVEIQDQMTGIKYLKDLPYVDADRIGVHGWSYGGYMAAALILKQPETFKVSVAGAPVIDWSMYEVMYGERYMDTPADNPEGYKNANLLNFINNLKGKLLIVHGTSDDTVVLQHTLRFVQECNHNNVQVDYYLYPGHSHAVRGKDRLHLDTKITNYFIDNLKK